From Streptomyces sp. NBC_00683, one genomic window encodes:
- a CDS encoding S8 family peptidase translates to MAAVRNIRRRIAAAIATATTVALAVGAGAALPAQAAQPEGRVLHAGTAEAVAGSYIVTLKQTAGFKASTAHGKQLIAEYGGHIKRTYTSALNGYAATLTSTGAKRLAADPAVASVEQDQKVHSTATQSNAPWGLDRIDQTNLPLSGTYTYPDSGGGGTTVYVLDTGVRISHQQISGRASYGYDFVDNDTTAQDGAGHGTHVATTVAGSTYGVAKKAKIVAVRVLGNNGSGTTAGVIAGVDWITANHVASSVANVSLGGAASTTLDNAVRRSIASGVTYSIAAGNSGALASGYSPARVDTAITVGATTRTDAKASYSNYGPVVDIFAPGSDITAGWNSSDTATYTGNGTSFAAPHVAGAAAVYLTNHPGASPAAVAAALVNGATSNVLTGVGSGSPNKLLKLVP, encoded by the coding sequence ATGGCAGCAGTGCGTAACATCAGGCGGAGGATCGCCGCGGCGATCGCCACCGCGACGACCGTGGCGCTGGCAGTCGGAGCAGGTGCGGCCTTACCCGCCCAGGCGGCCCAGCCGGAGGGCAGAGTCCTGCACGCCGGGACAGCCGAGGCGGTGGCCGGCAGCTACATCGTCACGCTGAAGCAGACGGCGGGGTTCAAGGCTTCCACAGCCCACGGCAAGCAGCTGATAGCCGAGTACGGCGGCCACATCAAGCGCACCTACACGTCGGCGTTGAACGGCTACGCCGCCACGCTCACCAGCACCGGGGCCAAGCGGCTCGCCGCCGACCCGGCGGTCGCCTCGGTCGAGCAGGACCAGAAGGTCCACTCGACCGCCACCCAGAGCAACGCCCCCTGGGGCCTCGACCGGATCGACCAGACGAACCTCCCGCTGAGCGGCACGTACACCTACCCGGACTCGGGGGGCGGCGGCACAACCGTCTACGTCCTCGACACCGGGGTGCGCATCAGCCACCAGCAGATCAGCGGCCGCGCCTCGTACGGCTACGACTTCGTCGACAACGACACCACCGCCCAGGACGGTGCCGGTCACGGCACCCATGTCGCCACGACCGTCGCCGGAAGCACCTACGGTGTGGCGAAGAAGGCGAAGATCGTCGCAGTGCGTGTCCTCGGCAACAACGGCTCCGGCACCACTGCCGGGGTCATCGCGGGCGTCGACTGGATCACCGCCAACCACGTCGCCTCCTCCGTCGCGAACGTGTCGCTCGGCGGCGCGGCCAGCACCACGCTGGACAACGCGGTGCGCCGGTCGATCGCGTCCGGGGTCACGTACTCCATCGCCGCCGGCAACTCGGGTGCACTCGCGTCCGGTTACTCCCCTGCCCGGGTCGACACCGCGATCACCGTCGGCGCCACGACCAGGACCGACGCCAAGGCCAGTTACTCGAACTACGGCCCCGTCGTGGACATCTTCGCGCCGGGCTCCGACATCACGGCCGGCTGGAACAGCTCGGACACCGCCACCTACACCGGCAACGGCACCTCCTTCGCAGCGCCGCACGTCGCCGGCGCTGCCGCGGTCTACCTGACGAACCACCCCGGGGCCTCCCCGGCGGCAGTGGCAGCGGCACTCGTGAACGGCGCGACGTCCAACGTCCTCACGGGCGTCGGATCCGGCTCCCCGAACAAGCTCCTCAAGCTCGTCCCCTAA
- a CDS encoding LLM class flavin-dependent oxidoreductase: protein MTGTTGSTPLHLAVALDGAGWHPAAWRAADARPGELLTAAYWAGLVAEAERGLLDFVTFEDALGLQTAAFHLPDDRSDQVRGSVDAVLLAAHLAPLTERIGLVPTTNVTHTEPFHLAIGIATLDHASKGRAGWRPQISSRAADASHFGRRTTPQLTDDDVRDSELIAARLRELFAEGTEVVEAARRLWDSWEDDAEIRDAATGRFIDRDKVHHIDFRGTRFSVKGPSITPRTPQGQPVVVSLAHASTPYEFAALGSDLVHVTPHDRAGTAAILAQVDEAVERTGRDIRDRPLRRFAELLVFLDEEPGAASDRKARLDELAGAELASDAEIFTGTPGELADLLLDWRTAGLDGFRLRPGTLPHDLTAITRGLVPELQRRGVFRTAYDATTLRGHLGLPRPASRYAEVAARQ, encoded by the coding sequence GTGACCGGCACGACCGGCAGCACCCCGCTCCACCTCGCCGTCGCCCTCGACGGCGCGGGGTGGCACCCGGCCGCCTGGCGGGCGGCGGACGCCCGGCCCGGTGAGCTGCTCACGGCCGCGTACTGGGCCGGCCTGGTCGCCGAGGCCGAGCGCGGCCTGCTCGACTTCGTCACCTTCGAGGACGCCCTCGGACTGCAGACCGCCGCCTTCCACCTGCCGGACGACCGCAGCGACCAGGTCAGGGGCAGCGTGGACGCGGTGCTGCTCGCCGCCCACCTCGCCCCCCTCACCGAGCGCATCGGCCTGGTCCCGACGACGAACGTCACGCACACCGAACCGTTCCACCTCGCCATCGGCATCGCCACGCTCGACCACGCGAGCAAGGGCCGTGCCGGCTGGCGCCCGCAGATCTCCTCGCGCGCCGCCGACGCCTCCCACTTCGGCCGCCGCACCACACCTCAACTGACCGACGACGACGTACGCGACTCGGAGCTGATCGCGGCGCGGCTGCGCGAACTCTTCGCGGAGGGCACCGAGGTGGTGGAGGCGGCACGGCGGCTGTGGGACAGCTGGGAGGACGACGCGGAGATACGGGACGCGGCCACCGGCCGCTTCATCGACCGCGACAAGGTGCACCACATCGACTTCCGGGGAACACGGTTCAGCGTGAAGGGGCCCTCGATCACGCCGCGGACCCCGCAGGGGCAACCCGTGGTGGTGAGCCTCGCGCACGCCTCCACCCCGTACGAGTTCGCGGCGCTCGGCTCCGACCTCGTCCACGTCACCCCGCACGACCGTGCGGGCACCGCGGCGATCCTCGCGCAGGTCGACGAGGCGGTGGAGCGCACCGGCAGGGACATCCGGGACCGGCCCCTGCGGAGGTTCGCGGAACTCCTGGTCTTCCTGGACGAGGAGCCGGGCGCGGCCTCGGACCGCAAGGCCCGCCTGGACGAACTGGCCGGCGCCGAACTCGCCTCCGACGCCGAGATCTTCACCGGCACGCCCGGCGAGCTCGCCGACCTGCTGCTCGACTGGCGCACCGCCGGCCTCGACGGCTTCCGGCTGCGGCCCGGCACCCTGCCGCACGACCTCACCGCGATCACCCGCGGCCTGGTCCCGGAACTGCAGCGGCGCGGTGTGTTCCGTACGGCGTACGACGCCACGACCCTGCGCGGCCACCTGGGCCTGCCGCGCCCCGCCAGCCGCTACGCGGAGGTGGCAGCTCGTCAGTAG
- a CDS encoding NtaA/DmoA family FMN-dependent monooxygenase (This protein belongs to a clade of FMN-dependent monooxygenases, within a broader family of flavin-dependent oxidoreductases, the luciferase-like monooxygenase (LMM) family, some of whose members use coenzyme F420 rather than FMN.) — translation MPVTGKKQVHLAAQLPGIHNVTVWSDPRSGSQISIDSFIRLAQTVERGKFDFFFLAEGLRLREHKGQVYDLDIAGRPENLTVLSALAAVTTHLGLAATVNATFNEPYEVARRLATLDHLSGGRSAWNVVTSYDAFTGENFRRGGFLDEADRYTRAAEFLATTRELWNSWADGDLRADAAAGEFVRPGVGRFAHHGTHFDISGRFTTPPGPQGHPVIIQSGESDAGREFAASDADVIFSKHNRLDAARDFYRDVKRRLARYGRTPDELKIMPTANAVIADTDEEAVAYAAEVSRDLVSPQTAIAHLEAVWGRDLSGYDPDGPLPGIEPEDDAHFLKGHSVFRKGRAETARQWRKLAEERNLSIRELVIEVGGRQTFVGSPQTVADAIDHFVQTEGADGFVLVPHLTPGGLDDLVDRVVPLLQEKGVFREDYAGTTLRDHLGLSTPDRAERPADRKPVDNEKEAS, via the coding sequence GTGCCCGTCACCGGAAAGAAGCAGGTGCACCTCGCGGCGCAGCTGCCCGGCATCCACAACGTGACCGTCTGGTCGGACCCGCGGTCCGGGAGCCAGATCTCCATCGACTCCTTCATCCGGCTCGCGCAGACCGTCGAACGCGGCAAGTTCGACTTCTTCTTCCTCGCCGAGGGGCTGCGGCTGCGCGAGCACAAGGGGCAGGTCTACGACCTGGACATCGCGGGGCGCCCGGAGAACCTGACCGTGCTCAGCGCGCTGGCCGCCGTCACCACGCACCTCGGCCTCGCCGCGACCGTCAACGCCACCTTCAACGAGCCGTACGAGGTGGCGCGCCGACTCGCGACCCTCGACCACCTCAGCGGCGGGCGGTCGGCCTGGAACGTGGTCACCAGCTACGACGCCTTCACCGGCGAGAACTTCCGTCGCGGCGGCTTCCTCGACGAGGCCGACCGCTACACCCGGGCAGCCGAATTCCTGGCCACCACACGCGAGTTGTGGAACAGCTGGGCCGACGGGGATCTCCGCGCCGACGCGGCTGCGGGAGAGTTCGTACGGCCCGGGGTCGGCCGGTTCGCCCATCACGGGACGCACTTCGACATCTCGGGCCGGTTCACGACACCGCCCGGTCCGCAGGGACACCCCGTGATCATCCAGTCGGGCGAGTCCGACGCTGGCCGCGAGTTCGCCGCGTCCGACGCGGACGTGATCTTCAGCAAGCACAACCGGCTCGATGCGGCCCGTGACTTCTACCGGGATGTGAAGCGGCGCCTCGCGCGGTACGGGCGCACCCCGGACGAACTGAAGATCATGCCCACCGCCAACGCCGTCATCGCCGACACCGACGAGGAGGCCGTCGCGTACGCCGCCGAGGTCAGCCGCGACCTGGTGAGCCCGCAGACCGCGATCGCCCACCTGGAGGCGGTCTGGGGCCGCGACCTGTCGGGGTACGACCCGGACGGGCCGCTGCCCGGTATCGAGCCCGAGGACGACGCCCATTTCCTGAAGGGCCACTCGGTGTTCCGCAAGGGGCGCGCCGAGACGGCCCGGCAGTGGCGCAAGCTCGCCGAGGAACGGAACCTGAGCATCCGCGAACTGGTCATCGAGGTCGGCGGCCGCCAGACGTTCGTCGGCAGCCCGCAGACCGTCGCCGACGCCATCGACCACTTCGTGCAGACCGAGGGCGCCGACGGCTTCGTCCTCGTCCCCCATCTCACCCCCGGCGGGCTCGACGACCTGGTGGACCGGGTGGTGCCGCTGCTCCAGGAGAAGGGCGTGTTCCGCGAGGACTACGCGGGGACGACGCTCCGGGACCACCTGGGCCTGAGCACCCCCGACCGCGCCGAACGGCCCGCAGACCGCAAGCCCGTGGACAACGAGAAGGAGGCCTCGTGA
- a CDS encoding fumarylacetoacetate (FAA) hydrolase: MSQSVPPALPVLPVLFEATYGGERHVGFGRPEDGTRQTLYRVAEGQVAAAFIATDGSATAIEAALTEGAETVTVTVGDPELRLLPPLLPTATGHALLSGFMGTHKKKWNGETAPEGGEFVPPKWFFKGFGDWVRLPGETLDVPAAPVALIEEPEVTLVYVNDDDGTPHYAGYTFGNDLCDIGLHRQDPGYNPYCKLCDTALTPWLFLGPPPRTVTGRVTIVRDGATAWEGSFDCGADALYFRVQDMAAHLFSFPAVRRPGQVNYVLLGADEASFHDGFRIADGDRIAIDVKSHGVAFENTVRYVSPAPLATPAATPAAGPTA, encoded by the coding sequence ATGTCCCAGTCCGTTCCCCCCGCTCTCCCTGTTCTCCCCGTCCTGTTCGAGGCCACGTACGGCGGCGAACGCCATGTCGGTTTCGGCAGGCCCGAGGACGGCACGCGGCAGACCCTCTACCGGGTGGCCGAAGGGCAGGTGGCCGCCGCCTTCATCGCCACCGACGGTTCGGCGACCGCCATCGAGGCCGCCCTCACCGAGGGCGCGGAAACCGTCACCGTCACCGTCGGCGACCCGGAGCTGAGGCTGCTGCCACCGCTGCTGCCGACGGCCACGGGCCATGCACTGCTGAGCGGTTTCATGGGCACGCACAAGAAGAAGTGGAACGGCGAAACCGCCCCCGAAGGAGGGGAGTTCGTTCCGCCCAAGTGGTTCTTCAAGGGGTTCGGCGACTGGGTGCGGCTGCCGGGCGAGACACTGGACGTGCCCGCCGCTCCGGTCGCCCTCATCGAGGAGCCGGAGGTCACGCTGGTCTACGTCAACGACGACGACGGCACGCCCCACTACGCCGGCTACACCTTCGGCAACGACCTGTGCGACATCGGCCTGCACCGCCAGGACCCCGGCTACAACCCGTACTGCAAGCTGTGCGACACCGCGCTCACCCCGTGGCTCTTCCTCGGCCCGCCGCCGCGCACGGTGACCGGGCGGGTCACCATCGTGCGGGACGGGGCGACGGCCTGGGAGGGCAGTTTCGACTGCGGCGCCGACGCCCTGTACTTCCGGGTGCAGGACATGGCGGCACACCTGTTCTCGTTCCCCGCGGTGCGGCGGCCCGGACAGGTCAACTACGTGCTCCTGGGCGCCGACGAGGCCAGTTTCCACGACGGGTTCCGGATCGCCGACGGCGACCGCATCGCCATCGACGTGAAGAGCCACGGCGTGGCCTTCGAGAACACGGTGCGGTACGTCTCCCCGGCCCCGCTCGCCACGCCGGCCGCGACACCCGCGGCAGGCCCTACGGCGTGA
- a CDS encoding pyridoxal phosphate-dependent aminotransferase: MSEPAPVSMSATLAADEALARRRLAGERVLSMASGEIGLPVLTTLRDRLAAAAGENAYGSVAGSPALRTAVAGYWERRGLDIDPELVVAGPGSKALLFALLLAIGGDVIVPVPSWVSYAAQARLVGARPIPVPILPGQGGVPDPDRLREAVADARAAGLNPRSVVVTVPDNPTGTVASAATVRRLADAARALDLVIVSDEIYRDLVYDTSRPAVSPAVHAPERTVVTTGLTKSLALGGWRTGVARLPDSGIGHALHTRLVAVASQIWSSPPAPVQSASAYAFGEPPEVTAHIAASRRLHGTVVRAVAGRFTAVGAQTAPVVATCYLYPDFEPLRDRLARRHGVRGGDDLARLLSERYGVGVLPASAFGEPGRALRIRAATSHLYGDSDERRRAALTAPDPLALPWIREAVDRVGEVLADLTGADAPAPAAAPRS; the protein is encoded by the coding sequence ATGTCCGAACCCGCACCGGTCTCCATGTCGGCGACCCTCGCCGCCGACGAGGCCCTGGCCCGCCGGCGCCTGGCCGGGGAGCGGGTGCTGTCGATGGCGAGCGGCGAGATCGGCCTGCCCGTCCTCACCACGCTGCGGGACCGGCTCGCCGCGGCGGCGGGCGAGAACGCGTACGGCTCCGTCGCCGGAAGTCCCGCGCTGCGCACCGCCGTCGCCGGGTACTGGGAGCGGCGCGGACTGGACATCGACCCGGAGCTGGTGGTGGCAGGACCGGGCAGCAAGGCGCTGCTGTTCGCGTTGCTGCTCGCCATCGGGGGCGACGTGATCGTGCCCGTACCGAGCTGGGTCAGCTACGCGGCGCAGGCCCGCCTCGTCGGGGCTCGCCCCATCCCCGTACCCATCCTGCCGGGGCAGGGCGGCGTACCCGATCCGGACCGGCTGCGGGAGGCCGTCGCCGACGCGCGGGCCGCCGGGCTGAACCCCCGGTCCGTGGTCGTGACGGTGCCGGACAACCCGACCGGCACGGTGGCGTCGGCCGCCACGGTGCGGCGGCTGGCGGACGCGGCCCGCGCCCTCGACCTGGTCATCGTGTCCGACGAGATCTACCGCGACCTGGTGTACGACACCTCCCGGCCCGCCGTGTCCCCGGCGGTGCACGCACCCGAGCGGACCGTCGTCACCACCGGCCTCACAAAGAGCCTGGCGCTCGGCGGCTGGCGTACGGGCGTGGCCCGGCTGCCGGACAGCGGCATCGGACACGCCCTGCACACCCGCCTCGTCGCCGTCGCCAGCCAGATCTGGTCCAGCCCGCCGGCGCCCGTACAGAGCGCGTCCGCGTACGCGTTCGGGGAGCCGCCGGAGGTCACCGCGCACATCGCGGCGAGCCGTCGGCTGCACGGGACGGTGGTGCGCGCGGTCGCCGGCCGGTTCACCGCGGTGGGCGCGCAGACGGCCCCCGTCGTCGCGACGTGCTACCTCTACCCGGACTTCGAGCCCTTGCGGGACCGGCTGGCGCGGCGGCACGGCGTGCGCGGCGGCGACGACCTGGCCCGGCTGCTCTCCGAGCGGTACGGAGTCGGCGTCCTCCCGGCGAGCGCGTTCGGGGAGCCCGGCCGCGCCCTGCGGATCCGCGCCGCGACCAGCCACCTCTACGGCGACTCCGACGAGCGGCGCAGGGCGGCCCTGACGGCGCCGGATCCGCTCGCACTGCCGTGGATACGGGAGGCGGTCGACCGGGTCGGTGAGGTCCTGGCCGACCTGACGGGCGCGGATGCTCCGGCCCCCGCAGCCGCTCCTCGGTCCTGA
- a CDS encoding AMP-binding protein yields MSTAATEPATTTVTDPAPPSATASAGAEERAAEERAAEYRRRGWWRDETFLDDLRRQARLHPHRLAVAGRRVAESRTDTLDYAELDALTDRFAHALLDLGVRRGDFVAVQLPNRWEMVPLIFACIRVGAVICPISPVCPEDELRHRLGLTEARVCVTLPEWSGTPLAEIVTRLKDDLPSLEHVVVVDGPVPEGARSFHDHFVAEAREEQEGAAGPDGRALGPEEPFVVLFTSGTTGASKGVLHSQNTVHSAVRGYVDAFGAGDDWVAAVSTPLVHYSGFAQGVLAGVMLGGTVAFQDVRRNEALLDLVERYGATLLYGPPATLADVAASQRAQKRDTSTLRHVVIGSAQVLQELADEVHETLGARTYSLWGMSENGPVTTTRPQDPENWAAHSNGSAIDSMETRIDASGAGGGSGSVGRLKVRGASLALGYHRRDEAFRAELDAERWFDTGDLARDDGRGGIRIIGRARDAILRGGLVAPVTELEAVIGGHPNAVEAALVGLPPDRDGGEPVICAVVVPRGGAGPSLGALRSRIGEAGHDPRFLPDRVELVPALPKTLTGKVRKAELRQRYATATP; encoded by the coding sequence ATGAGCACGGCGGCCACGGAACCGGCGACTACGACGGTCACGGACCCGGCTCCGCCCTCGGCCACCGCCTCCGCAGGGGCCGAGGAGCGGGCGGCCGAGGAGCGGGCGGCCGAGTACCGCCGCCGCGGCTGGTGGCGGGACGAGACCTTCCTCGACGACCTGCGCCGGCAGGCGCGCCTGCACCCGCACCGGCTGGCCGTCGCGGGCCGACGCGTCGCCGAGTCCCGCACCGACACCCTCGACTACGCGGAACTGGACGCCCTGACGGACCGGTTCGCCCACGCGCTGCTCGACCTGGGCGTACGGCGCGGCGACTTCGTGGCCGTACAGCTCCCCAACCGGTGGGAGATGGTGCCGCTGATCTTCGCCTGCATCCGGGTCGGCGCCGTCATCTGCCCGATCTCGCCCGTCTGCCCGGAGGACGAGCTGCGCCACCGCCTCGGCCTCACCGAGGCCCGGGTCTGCGTCACCCTCCCCGAGTGGTCGGGAACGCCCCTGGCGGAGATCGTCACCCGGCTCAAGGACGACCTCCCCTCGCTCGAGCACGTGGTGGTGGTCGACGGCCCGGTGCCCGAGGGCGCACGGTCCTTCCACGACCACTTCGTGGCCGAGGCGCGGGAGGAGCAGGAGGGGGCCGCCGGCCCGGACGGCCGGGCCCTCGGCCCCGAAGAGCCCTTCGTGGTCCTGTTCACCTCCGGGACCACCGGAGCGTCCAAGGGTGTCCTGCACAGCCAGAACACGGTCCACTCGGCGGTACGCGGCTACGTCGACGCCTTCGGGGCCGGGGACGACTGGGTGGCGGCCGTGTCCACGCCGCTCGTCCACTACTCGGGGTTCGCGCAGGGCGTCCTCGCCGGTGTCATGCTCGGCGGCACCGTCGCCTTCCAGGACGTACGCCGCAACGAGGCGCTGCTCGACCTGGTGGAGCGGTACGGCGCCACCCTGCTGTACGGGCCGCCCGCCACGCTCGCCGACGTGGCCGCGTCGCAGCGGGCTCAGAAACGCGACACGAGCACCCTGCGGCACGTGGTCATCGGCTCGGCCCAGGTCCTCCAGGAGCTGGCCGACGAGGTCCACGAGACTCTGGGCGCGCGCACCTACTCGCTGTGGGGCATGTCCGAGAACGGCCCCGTGACCACGACCCGGCCCCAGGACCCCGAGAACTGGGCGGCCCACAGCAACGGCAGCGCCATCGACTCCATGGAGACCCGCATCGACGCGTCCGGCGCCGGCGGCGGGAGCGGCTCCGTCGGCCGCCTCAAGGTGCGCGGTGCGTCGCTGGCGCTCGGCTACCACCGGCGCGACGAGGCGTTCCGGGCGGAGCTGGACGCGGAGCGCTGGTTCGACACCGGGGACCTCGCACGGGACGACGGACGCGGCGGCATCCGCATCATCGGGCGGGCCCGCGACGCGATCCTGCGCGGTGGGCTGGTCGCGCCCGTGACGGAACTGGAGGCGGTCATCGGCGGCCACCCGAACGCCGTCGAAGCGGCGCTGGTGGGTCTGCCGCCCGACCGGGACGGCGGAGAGCCGGTGATCTGCGCCGTCGTGGTCCCGCGCGGCGGTGCGGGTCCGTCGCTCGGCGCACTCCGTTCCCGCATCGGGGAGGCGGGCCACGACCCCCGCTTCCTGCCGGACCGCGTGGAGCTGGTGCCCGCCCTCCCGAAGACCCTGACCGGCAAGGTCCGCAAGGCGGAGCTCCGGCAGCGGTACGCCACGGCGACGCCCTGA